The Streptomyces kanamyceticus DNA segment ACTTCCCCGACGGTCACCCGTACGGGCGCATCCACGCGGTGCCGGGACCCATCCAGGCGACCTCGCCCGGCGGTGTGCAGTCCACCCACCGCCCGCCGATCTGGCTGCTCGGCTCCTCCGGCTTCAGCGCCCGGCTCGCGGGCGTCCTCGGCCTGCCGTTCGCCTTCGCGCACCACTTCTCCGCGCAGAACACCATCCCGGCCCTCGACCTCTACCGGGAGTCGTTCAAGCCCTCCGCGGTGCTCGACGCCCCGTACGCCCTCATCGGCGTCTCGGCGCTGGCCACCGACGAGGAGAACGAGGCCCGCCGCCAGGTGCGGGCCGCGGCCTTGAACATGGTCCGCCTGCGCACCGGCCGCCCCGGCCTCGTGCCCACCCCCGAGGAGGCGGAGACGCACGAATTCAGCCCCATGGAGCAGGAGTTCATCACCAACTGGAACTCCAACGTCATCCACGGCGCCGCCGAGGAGGTCCGCACCGGCCTCGACGACCTCGCCAAGCGCACCGGCGCGGACGAGCTGATGATCACGGGTAACGCGCACAGTGGCGAGGTGCGCTTGCGTTCTTACGAGTTGATCGCGGACGCGTACGGGTTGCCTACGGCGTAGAAGCGGCGCCGAGGGTGCGCCCCGTAAGGGGCGCGGGGAACTGCGCGAGCAACCACGGAAAAGCCGCGGTCGCGTCTGCCGAGTTACCTGGCAGACGCGACCGCGGCTTGTCGCGCGCTGAGCGCGCAGTTCCCCGCGCCCCTTACGGGGCGCTCAGCTACGGGACACCCGCTACAAAGCGCCCCGCAAAAGCGCGGAGATACGATCCGGCGGCACCGCCCGCGAGTAGAGCCACCCCTGCCCCGTGTCACACCCGATCCGCCGAAGCCGCCCAGCCTGAGACGCGGTCTCCACGCACTCCGCGGTGACCGTGATCCCGAGCCGGTGCGCGAGCTGTACCAGGGCCTCGACGATGATCTCGTCGGCGGGGTTCAGATGCGTCTCCCCCTCCTCGTACTGGAAGCCCCGCACGAACGACCCGTCGAGCTTCAGTACGGAGACCGGGAGGCGGCTCAGGTACGCCAGGTTCGAGTACCCGGTGCCGAAGTCGTCGATGGCGATCTGCACCCCCATGTCGCTGAGCGCCTGAAGGGCCTGCAGCGGCCGCCCCGCGGAGCCCATGACGGCGGACTCGGTGAGCTCCAACTGGAGGAGTTCCGCGGGGAGTCCGGTCTCGGCGAGGATCTCCGCGACATCGGCGACCAGGTCCGAGTCCCACACCTGGCGCACCGCGACGTTGACGCTCACGAACACCGGATCCCGCTCCGGATGCGCCAACTGCCAGCGCCGCGCCTGCCGACAGGCCGTCCGCAGGACCCACCGGCCCAGCTGCACGATCGACCCGTCCTCCTCGGCCAGTTGGATGAACCGATTCGGCGTGAGCAGCCCGAACTGCGGGTGCCGCCAGCGCACCAGCGCCTCCACCCCGCGTACGTCCTCGTCCGCGAGGCCCACCAACGGCTGGTACTCCAGGACGAATTCGCCCCGCTCGACGGCCGGACGCAGTGAACTGGCCAGTGTCTGGCGGGTCATGCGGTGGGCGTTGCGCTCCGGGTCGAAGAGCGTCCAGCGGGCCTTGCCGTCGGTCTTGGCCCAGTACAGCGTGGTGTCGGCGGCCTGCATGAGCCCGGTCGTGGTGGTGCCCGCCGCGCGCCGCTCGACGACGCCGATGGACGCGGAGACGGAGAGCCGCTGCCCCGAGAGGTCGAATGGTTCCTGCAGCGCCTTCAGGACCGCGTCGGCGAGGTCCGCGAGCTGGTCCGTGCCGGTCGACTCCTCGACGAGCAGCGCGAACTCGTCGCCGCCCAGGCGCGCCACCAGGGGCGCCGACACCCTGCCGTACCCGGCCTCGTCGGCGCAGTGCGTGAGGCGTTTGGCGACGGCCGCGAGCAGCCGGTCGCCGATCCGG contains these protein-coding regions:
- a CDS encoding putative bifunctional diguanylate cyclase/phosphodiesterase — encoded protein: MNGTSEGPPPTAVTAPGRARSARSAVTQRRPPDPADYRAAFTGAPLPLAVVDPDGLVVCANDALAELLGTAADALAGRVAADLVDLASDARAWHAYREVLRGRQAKLRCTRRLKHPDGHSLWVQVTVQPMPDSQRGDGGEGDRAVLLSAADISARRELQARLRHVQMHDPVTRLPNRNLFFERLASALEAGAYDDTSTGRIGLCYLDLDGFKAVNDTLGHRIGDRLLAAVAKRLTHCADEAGYGRVSAPLVARLGGDEFALLVEESTGTDQLADLADAVLKALQEPFDLSGQRLSVSASIGVVERRAAGTTTTGLMQAADTTLYWAKTDGKARWTLFDPERNAHRMTRQTLASSLRPAVERGEFVLEYQPLVGLADEDVRGVEALVRWRHPQFGLLTPNRFIQLAEEDGSIVQLGRWVLRTACRQARRWQLAHPERDPVFVSVNVAVRQVWDSDLVADVAEILAETGLPAELLQLELTESAVMGSAGRPLQALQALSDMGVQIAIDDFGTGYSNLAYLSRLPVSVLKLDGSFVRGFQYEEGETHLNPADEIIVEALVQLAHRLGITVTAECVETASQAGRLRRIGCDTGQGWLYSRAVPPDRISALLRGAL
- a CDS encoding LLM class flavin-dependent oxidoreductase, which translates into the protein MREDGIRGERLGTAPVPLSVLDLVTVGAGRTATDALRTSVEIAKLAEGRGYHRYWVAEHHSMPGVASSSPAVILAHLAAHTGRIRLGSGGVMLPNHAPLVIAEQFGTLEAMAPGRVDLGLGRAPGTDGATAAALRRAERLNEGADDFPQQLAELTRFLDDDFPDGHPYGRIHAVPGPIQATSPGGVQSTHRPPIWLLGSSGFSARLAGVLGLPFAFAHHFSAQNTIPALDLYRESFKPSAVLDAPYALIGVSALATDEENEARRQVRAAALNMVRLRTGRPGLVPTPEEAETHEFSPMEQEFITNWNSNVIHGAAEEVRTGLDDLAKRTGADELMITGNAHSGEVRLRSYELIADAYGLPTA